In one window of Oceanivirga salmonicida DNA:
- a CDS encoding dihydrolipoamide acetyltransferase: MGKKLLRATPAARKLARDFNLDLSLIQGTGALGRVHKDDVEIYTKSSVIKITSLAKKMAEVNNINLEGIKGSGVRGKIVKEDILPFIKSEIIEKTSVDTKVEVNENKDEPNKYGNVELVPMTAMRKVISKRMLESYLTAPTFTLNYDIDMSEAIALRKKLIDPIMNGTGKKITITDLISLAVIKTLQKHRYLNSSLTPDGKFIEMHDYVNLAIAVGFDEGLLTPVVYNAEKMKLSELVVKMKEVTKKALDMKLSPNELQGSTFTISNLGMFGVQSFGPIINQPNSAILGVSSTIEKPVVVNGEIVIRPIMSLGLTIDHRVVDGLAGAKFMKDLKELLENPITMLI; the protein is encoded by the coding sequence ATGGGTAAAAAATTATTAAGAGCAACACCAGCTGCCAGAAAATTAGCAAGAGATTTTAACTTAGATTTATCTTTAATACAAGGAACAGGGGCATTAGGTAGAGTACATAAAGATGATGTTGAAATATATACAAAAAGTTCAGTAATAAAGATAACATCATTAGCTAAAAAAATGGCCGAAGTAAATAATATAAATTTAGAAGGCATAAAAGGTAGTGGTGTAAGAGGTAAAATAGTTAAAGAAGATATTTTACCATTTATTAAATCAGAAATTATTGAAAAAACTAGTGTAGATACAAAAGTAGAAGTTAATGAAAATAAAGATGAACCTAATAAATATGGTAATGTAGAGTTAGTACCTATGACTGCAATGAGAAAAGTTATATCAAAGCGTATGTTAGAAAGTTATCTAACTGCACCTACATTTACACTTAATTATGATATAGATATGTCTGAAGCAATAGCGCTTAGAAAAAAACTTATAGATCCAATAATGAATGGAACAGGTAAAAAAATTACAATAACTGATTTAATTTCATTAGCAGTTATTAAAACATTACAAAAACATAGATATTTAAATTCATCATTAACACCAGATGGTAAGTTCATTGAAATGCATGATTATGTAAATTTAGCAATTGCAGTAGGATTTGATGAGGGATTATTAACACCAGTAGTGTATAATGCCGAAAAGATGAAATTATCTGAATTAGTAGTTAAAATGAAAGAAGTAACTAAAAAAGCATTAGATATGAAATTATCACCTAATGAACTTCAAGGTTCAACATTTACTATAAGTAATTTAGGAATGTTTGGAGTTCAATCATTTGGACCTATAATTAATCAACCAAACTCTGCTATTTTAGGTGTAAGTTCAACTATTGAAAAACCAGTAGTTGTAAATGGTGAGATAGTTATAAGACCAATAATGAGTTTAGGATTAACAATAGATCATAGAGTAGTTGATGGTTTAGCAG